The following are encoded together in the Mus musculus strain NOD/MrkTac chromosome 17 genomic contig, GRCm38.p6 alternate locus group NOD/MrkTac MMCHR17_NOD_IDD1 genome:
- the Olfr107 gene encoding olfactory receptor 107, with translation MNCSKTPGFILLGLSSDPEKWQPLFNIFLCLYLLGLLGNLLLLLAIGTDVHLHTPMYFFLSQLSLVDLCFITTTAPKMLEALWTGDGSISFSGCLTQFYFFAVFADMDNLLLAVMAIDRYAAICHPLFYPFLMTPCRCEVLASGSWGIAHCVSLFYTLLLSQFYYHTNQGIPHFFCDSRPLLLLSCSDTHLSEGLMMALSGVLGMSSVLCLVSSYGCIFYAVARVPSAQGKRKALATCSSHLSVVLLFYSTVFATYLKPPSTSHSSAEVVAAVMYTLVTPTLNPFIYSLRNKDVKSSLRKILNMDKFQG, from the coding sequence ATGAACTGTAGTAAGACTCCTGGCTTTATCCTGTTGGGACTTTCCAGTGACCCAGAGAAATGGCAGCCCCTCTTTAATATTTTCCTCTGTCTCTACTTGCTGGGCCTTTTAGGGAACCTGCTACTTCTGTTAGCTATTGGCACTGATGTCCACCTCCACACCCCCATGTATTTCTTCCTCAGTCAGCTCTCACTAGTGGATCTTTGCTTCATCACCACAACAGCCCCTAAAATGCTGGAGGCTCTGTGGACTGGAGATGGATCAATCTCATTCTCTGGATGCCTGACTCAGTTTTACTTCTTTGCTGTTTTTGCTGACATGGATAACCTGCTTCTGGCAGTCATGGCTATTGACCGCTATGCTGCTATCTGCCACCCCCTGTTCTACCCATTTCTAATGACTCCTTGTAGATGCGAAGTTCTTGCCAGTGGGTCATGGGGAATAGCTCATTGTGTGTCTCTGTTCTATACCTTAttactctctcagttttattatcATACCAATCAAGGGATACCTCATTTTTTCTGTGATTCTAGGCCTCTCTTACTGCTTTCTTGCTCAGACACTCACCTCAGTGAGGGCCTGATGATGGCTTTGTCTGGAGTTTTGGGAATGAGCTCAGTTCTCTGTCTTGTAAGTTCTTATGGTTGTATTTTTTATGCTGTGGCTAGGGTTCCATCAGCACAGGGGAAAAGGAAAGCCCTGGCCACATGCAGTTCCCACCTCTCTGTAGTCCTCCTATTCTATAGCACAGTCTTTGCTACCTACCTGAAGCCCCCATCTACTTCTCACTCCTCTGCAGAGGTGGTAGCTGCTGTTATGTATACCTTGGTTACTCCCACTCTGAACCCCTTCATTTATAGTCTTAGAAATAAGGATGTTAAGAGTTCATTGAGAAAGATCCTGAACATGGACAAGTTTCAGGGCTAA